The Providencia sp. PROV188 genome includes a region encoding these proteins:
- a CDS encoding phage baseplate protein has protein sequence MTKIFKIPFATQGDRTSIPNEVQADGSVSYPQGYGYDYERDQVSDPAAKDIEREKMNSMFHDITEAVGEIQNYGFSKWAEGGKPYPIRAVVYHKNKVWQSKVENNEVEPVAGAQWVELKADLTAGDINVYNKTESDKRFQPLGNYLPAGYSYSKQESDTNFQPKGNYAPAGNYALKGESYTKAEGDGRYQPKGNYLAAGYSYSKAESDGRYQAKGNYQPSGDYATNTALTNGLNTKLNTSNVAQGTGTSTTNVMSQNAVTVALQNAVNLNTIYPIGIVVWFAQNKNPNTLFPGTKWQYIGENKTIRLAAASGANVLSTGGSDSVTLTETQMPAHNHSFSATTNNTGGHTHDRGTMDITGDFPAIRRAAQNRDSSLKGAFAILNKWNASNSWSGTDDDGTVYNFTASRSWTGATSNNGAHAHTVSGTTGNKGGGTAVNITNAYIMLMGWYRTA, from the coding sequence ATGACTAAAATTTTTAAAATCCCCTTTGCAACACAAGGGGACAGAACTTCTATTCCTAATGAAGTACAAGCCGATGGTTCAGTGTCTTATCCGCAAGGGTATGGATACGACTATGAGCGAGACCAAGTTTCTGATCCCGCCGCTAAGGATATCGAACGTGAAAAAATGAATAGTATGTTTCACGATATCACCGAAGCCGTTGGTGAAATTCAAAATTATGGTTTTTCAAAATGGGCTGAGGGAGGTAAGCCTTATCCTATTCGAGCTGTTGTTTATCACAAAAATAAGGTATGGCAGTCCAAAGTTGAAAATAACGAGGTCGAGCCGGTTGCTGGTGCTCAGTGGGTTGAACTAAAAGCTGACTTAACCGCCGGCGATATCAACGTTTACAACAAGACAGAATCGGATAAACGATTCCAGCCATTGGGTAATTATCTACCTGCTGGATATAGCTACTCCAAGCAAGAGTCTGATACTAACTTCCAGCCAAAAGGCAATTACGCTCCAGCAGGTAATTATGCCCTGAAAGGCGAAAGTTACACTAAAGCAGAAGGAGATGGGCGCTATCAGCCGAAGGGCAACTATTTAGCAGCAGGTTACAGCTATTCTAAAGCAGAAAGTGATGGGCGATATCAGGCGAAGGGGAATTACCAGCCTTCAGGAGATTATGCAACTAATACGGCACTCACCAACGGACTAAATACAAAACTCAATACAAGTAATGTAGCTCAAGGAACAGGGACATCAACAACTAATGTTATGAGCCAAAATGCGGTGACTGTTGCTTTGCAAAATGCGGTTAATCTCAACACTATCTACCCCATCGGTATTGTGGTTTGGTTTGCACAAAACAAGAATCCTAATACGTTATTCCCCGGTACTAAGTGGCAATATATCGGTGAAAATAAAACCATTCGATTGGCAGCCGCGAGTGGAGCCAATGTCTTGTCTACTGGCGGTTCTGATTCGGTCACATTAACAGAAACACAGATGCCCGCTCATAATCATAGTTTTTCAGCTACGACGAATAACACTGGTGGTCATACTCATGATCGAGGAACAATGGATATCACCGGCGATTTTCCTGCAATTCGTAGAGCTGCACAAAACCGAGATTCGAGTTTAAAAGGGGCATTTGCGATCTTGAATAAATGGAATGCGAGTAACTCATGGTCAGGGACTGATGATGACGGTACAGTGTATAACTTTACTGCATCACGTTCTTGGACAGGGGCAACTTCTAATAACGGTGCACATGCGCATACCGTTTCAGGAACGACAGGAAACAAAGGCGGAGGAACAGCTGTAAACATAACTAACGCCTACATCATGCTGATGGGCTGGTATAGAACCGCGTGA
- a CDS encoding acetyl/propionyl/methylcrotonyl-CoA carboxylase subunit alpha, which yields MNTNNKNAQHKVLIANRGEIAVRIIRACRDYGFVSVAVYADSDIDALHVNMADEAYGLGGNTPAQSYLNIEKLIEVAKKSGATMVHPGYGFLSERAEFARAVQQAGLIWVGPSPESIDILGDKVQARHIALQVGAPLVVGTKDPVETAQEVVQFAHQHGLPIAIKAAFGGGGRGLKVAWQMHEVEELYHSAVREATAAFGRGECFIEQFLHNPRHIEAQVIADTHGNVVVVGTRDCSLQRRNQKLVEESPAPFLAPELEQQIIRASTDICRKAGYVGAGTVEFLLSQEGTLSFLEVNTRLQVEHPVTEETAGIDLVVEQLRIAEGLPLSIQETPKPRGHAFEFRINAEDAGNGFLPTPGTILRFDAPSGPGVRVDSGVETGKTIPGTFDSLMAKLIVVGQTREQAIVRARRALAEFKIEGIASVLPFHRAVMEQADFCENFKVHTRWIETEFSVEIPPAKRQLPQAEQALTRSFIEIDGKRCELGLPAQLFAGMAVNPTTATSAPQSVENNPNSVNAPISGVLFNWLVPQGNKVTEGDIIGVMEAMKMEVQVIAHRSGELKYTAKQGDFINADNKIAEII from the coding sequence ATGAATACCAATAATAAAAATGCACAGCATAAGGTATTGATTGCCAACCGTGGTGAGATCGCCGTACGTATTATTCGTGCTTGCCGCGATTATGGTTTTGTGTCTGTGGCGGTGTATGCCGATAGTGATATTGACGCATTGCATGTCAACATGGCGGACGAAGCTTATGGGTTAGGTGGCAATACCCCAGCACAGAGCTACTTAAACATTGAGAAACTGATTGAGGTAGCAAAAAAATCCGGTGCAACCATGGTGCATCCGGGCTACGGTTTTCTTTCTGAACGTGCTGAATTCGCGCGAGCAGTACAACAAGCTGGCTTGATTTGGGTTGGTCCAAGCCCAGAGAGTATTGATATTTTAGGGGATAAAGTTCAAGCCCGACATATCGCCTTACAAGTGGGTGCGCCGCTTGTCGTGGGAACCAAAGATCCCGTTGAAACCGCGCAGGAAGTGGTGCAGTTTGCCCATCAACATGGGCTACCAATCGCAATTAAAGCTGCATTTGGCGGCGGTGGTCGCGGTTTAAAGGTGGCATGGCAGATGCACGAAGTGGAAGAGTTATACCACTCTGCGGTGCGTGAGGCGACAGCGGCATTCGGTCGCGGGGAATGTTTTATTGAGCAATTTTTGCATAACCCTCGCCATATTGAAGCGCAAGTCATCGCTGATACCCACGGTAACGTTGTTGTCGTGGGAACGCGAGATTGTTCGTTGCAACGCCGAAACCAAAAGTTAGTGGAAGAGTCTCCAGCCCCGTTTTTAGCCCCTGAACTGGAGCAACAAATCATTCGCGCTTCCACAGATATTTGCCGTAAAGCCGGCTATGTGGGCGCGGGAACGGTTGAGTTCTTATTAAGCCAAGAAGGCACTTTATCCTTCTTAGAAGTGAACACTCGTTTGCAGGTTGAGCACCCAGTCACAGAAGAAACGGCAGGAATTGACTTAGTGGTTGAGCAGCTACGTATTGCTGAAGGTTTGCCGCTGAGTATTCAAGAAACGCCTAAACCTCGTGGTCACGCTTTTGAATTTCGTATCAATGCGGAAGATGCAGGGAATGGCTTCTTACCAACTCCGGGAACCATCTTACGTTTTGATGCACCATCAGGCCCAGGCGTCCGTGTTGATAGTGGAGTTGAAACAGGCAAAACTATTCCCGGTACCTTTGACTCGCTAATGGCAAAATTGATTGTGGTCGGTCAAACCCGTGAACAAGCGATTGTACGTGCTCGTCGCGCATTAGCTGAATTTAAGATTGAAGGGATCGCGTCCGTATTGCCTTTTCATCGTGCGGTGATGGAGCAAGCGGATTTTTGTGAAAACTTTAAGGTGCATACCCGTTGGATTGAAACGGAATTTAGTGTTGAAATTCCCCCTGCGAAACGCCAATTACCACAAGCCGAACAAGCGTTAACACGGTCATTTATTGAAATTGATGGGAAACGTTGCGAACTGGGGTTGCCCGCGCAATTGTTTGCTGGAATGGCGGTGAACCCAACGACAGCAACTTCTGCACCTCAAAGCGTTGAAAACAACCCTAACAGCGTGAACGCCCCCATTTCTGGCGTGCTATTCAATTGGCTAGTTCCTCAAGGAAATAAGGTAACAGAAGGGGACATTATTGGCGTGATGGAGGCAATGAAAATGGAAGTTCAAGTCATCGCCCACCGTTCAGGGGAACTGAAATATACGGCTAAACAAGGGGATTTTATCAATGCAGATAATAAAATTGCGGAGATTATCTAA
- a CDS encoding DUF2612 domain-containing protein, giving the protein MTQVQSFDFHSDLLKAILWQYEDAENLKALAGYKSTYFDKSTVQFWRNWYRDVFNIDTANEFGLNIWSRILDVPLGIDVPPSDKTKVGFGFGKKKANFKANFRRNSDYTLSLTVEQKRLIIRMRYFNLTQSPTVTNINEFLRRFFWQEDSKVFVLDPLDMTYTYYVFNYNPDERLRLLLENFDLMPRPSGVGVKYRIVTKQSFGHGKLRKNFLSSNFGA; this is encoded by the coding sequence ATGACTCAAGTGCAATCATTTGATTTTCATTCTGATTTATTAAAAGCCATTCTTTGGCAGTATGAAGATGCTGAAAATTTAAAGGCGCTAGCAGGTTACAAATCGACGTACTTTGATAAATCGACAGTACAATTTTGGCGTAACTGGTACCGTGATGTTTTTAATATCGATACAGCGAATGAATTTGGGTTAAATATCTGGTCACGTATCCTTGATGTGCCTCTTGGGATTGACGTGCCACCCAGCGATAAAACGAAAGTGGGGTTTGGCTTTGGCAAAAAGAAAGCCAATTTTAAAGCTAACTTTCGGCGTAATTCAGATTACACGCTATCACTGACGGTAGAACAGAAGCGACTTATTATTCGTATGCGCTATTTCAACCTGACTCAAAGCCCTACAGTGACCAACATTAATGAATTTTTACGTCGATTTTTCTGGCAAGAGGACAGCAAAGTTTTTGTGTTAGACCCGCTAGATATGACTTACACGTATTACGTTTTTAATTACAACCCTGACGAACGTCTAAGGCTTTTATTAGAGAATTTCGACCTTATGCCACGCCCATCGGGTGTTGGTGTCAAATATCGTATTGTGACGAAACAATCTTTCGGTCACGGAAAACTACGTAAAAACTTCCTGAGCAGTAATTTCGGAGCATAA
- the gltP gene encoding glutamate/aspartate:proton symporter GltP: MTLNNIVPKKPFKFGLGWQILVALFLGVIVGALLHESVEYKDWLILNVLSPAGKIFIQLIKMIVVPIVISTLIVGIAGVGNTKQLGTLGFKTILYFEIITTIAIIVGISFANIFQPGVGIDMSQLTQVDISQYQKTTQEVASHPSGIVNTLLSLVPSNIFAAMASGDMLPVIFFAVLFGLGLSSLPVAKKQPLLDVLQTFSETMFRVTNMIMMYAPIGVFALISVTVANFGFTSLVPLLKLVILVHCAIIFFAVVVLGIVARYCKINIFTLMRILKDELLLAYSTASSETVLPRIMDKMEKYGAPKSVTSFVIPIGYSFNLDGSTLYQSIAAIFIAQLYGIELSLGQELILVFTLMITSKGIAGVPGVSFVVLLATLGSVGIPLEGLAFIAGVDRILDMARTALNVVGNALAALIIAKWEHNYDEKKAREYEESF; the protein is encoded by the coding sequence ATGACACTAAACAACATCGTTCCAAAAAAACCGTTTAAATTTGGGTTAGGGTGGCAGATTCTGGTTGCGCTTTTTTTAGGTGTTATCGTTGGTGCTTTACTGCATGAAAGCGTGGAATACAAAGATTGGTTAATACTGAATGTTCTCTCTCCCGCCGGTAAGATTTTTATTCAGTTAATCAAAATGATTGTGGTACCTATCGTCATTTCGACCTTGATTGTGGGGATCGCAGGTGTCGGGAATACAAAACAATTAGGCACATTGGGTTTCAAAACGATCCTTTACTTTGAAATCATTACTACCATTGCCATCATTGTGGGTATTTCGTTTGCCAATATCTTCCAACCAGGTGTGGGCATTGATATGTCTCAGCTCACTCAAGTGGATATTTCTCAGTACCAAAAAACGACGCAGGAGGTTGCTAGCCATCCTTCAGGGATCGTGAATACTTTATTATCTTTGGTACCGAGCAATATTTTTGCTGCCATGGCAAGTGGCGATATGCTTCCTGTTATTTTCTTCGCGGTTTTATTTGGTTTAGGATTATCTTCTCTACCAGTAGCAAAGAAACAGCCACTATTAGATGTTCTGCAAACTTTTTCTGAAACCATGTTCCGCGTGACTAACATGATCATGATGTATGCACCAATCGGGGTGTTTGCATTAATTTCCGTCACCGTTGCAAACTTTGGATTTACTTCACTGGTTCCTCTGCTGAAGTTAGTTATTTTGGTTCACTGTGCGATTATTTTCTTCGCTGTTGTGGTGCTCGGAATTGTTGCACGTTATTGCAAAATTAATATTTTTACTCTGATGAGAATATTAAAAGATGAGTTGCTGCTTGCTTATTCAACCGCCAGCTCTGAAACTGTACTTCCTCGTATTATGGATAAAATGGAGAAGTATGGTGCACCAAAATCTGTCACCAGTTTCGTTATCCCAATTGGTTATTCATTTAACTTAGATGGTTCCACCTTATATCAAAGTATCGCTGCCATTTTTATTGCTCAGCTATATGGTATTGAGCTGTCATTAGGGCAAGAGCTTATTTTAGTCTTTACCTTAATGATCACGTCAAAAGGTATTGCTGGGGTTCCGGGAGTTTCATTCGTCGTCTTGCTGGCAACGTTAGGCTCTGTGGGGATTCCATTAGAAGGTTTGGCATTCATTGCCGGTGTTGACCGTATTCTCGATATGGCAAGGACTGCACTTAATGTGGTTGGTAACGCATTAGCTGCCTTGATTATCGCCAAATGGGAACACAATTATGATGAGAAAAAAGCCCGAGAGTATGAGGAAAGTTTTTAA
- a CDS encoding NRAMP family divalent metal transporter, translated as MAAHENISTAEYVKKRRSSLIGAIFLMATSAIGPGFITQTATFTVTLGAAFAFGILASIVIDFVVQQNIWRVVTLTKMHSSDIANATIPGSGYLLAVLVIFGGLIFNIGNIAGAGLGLNALVGLDPKWGGLLSALLAIYIFSSRKASSFIDRLIIALGLVMIGLTLFVMIASNPPIGEALRQSVLPDTVDFAMITTIVGGTVGGYICYAGAHRLLDKGEVGVENIKAVSSAATKGIIVVGVMRYVLFLAILGVVASGVTIDISGKAANPASQAFQAAAGNFGLRIFGLILWAAALTSVIGAAYTSMSFLKAFKSSITERQRNIATILFIAVSLAVYLFMGTAPAALLVFAGGFNGLILPIGLTLFVYIGWKRADLMEGYHYPRWLLWSGVVTCALTWYMGAMSVSAIFNYLK; from the coding sequence ATGGCAGCTCATGAAAATATCTCGACAGCAGAATATGTGAAGAAACGTCGTTCCTCGCTGATTGGCGCTATTTTCTTAATGGCAACATCAGCGATTGGTCCCGGATTTATCACCCAAACCGCGACATTTACCGTTACTTTAGGTGCCGCGTTTGCTTTTGGTATTTTAGCCTCCATCGTGATTGATTTCGTGGTACAGCAAAATATTTGGCGAGTGGTGACACTCACGAAAATGCACTCATCCGATATCGCCAATGCGACAATTCCCGGAAGTGGCTATTTACTGGCGGTGTTAGTCATCTTTGGTGGATTGATATTTAATATTGGTAACATTGCTGGGGCTGGTTTAGGTTTGAATGCACTCGTTGGTCTTGACCCTAAGTGGGGCGGTTTACTCAGTGCGCTCTTAGCGATTTATATATTCTCGTCCCGCAAAGCTAGTAGTTTTATTGATAGATTAATCATTGCATTAGGTTTGGTCATGATTGGTCTAACCCTCTTTGTGATGATTGCATCTAACCCACCAATTGGTGAAGCGTTACGTCAAAGCGTACTCCCTGATACCGTCGATTTTGCGATGATCACCACGATTGTTGGCGGAACGGTCGGTGGTTATATCTGCTACGCAGGGGCGCATCGTTTACTGGATAAAGGCGAAGTTGGTGTCGAAAACATCAAAGCGGTTTCTAGCGCAGCGACCAAAGGGATTATCGTCGTCGGTGTCATGCGCTATGTCCTGTTTTTAGCTATCTTAGGTGTGGTTGCCAGTGGCGTGACGATTGATATTTCAGGTAAAGCGGCGAACCCTGCCTCTCAAGCCTTCCAAGCCGCGGCGGGTAATTTCGGTTTACGTATTTTCGGTTTAATTTTATGGGCGGCAGCACTGACTAGCGTTATCGGCGCAGCGTACACCTCCATGAGCTTCTTAAAAGCGTTCAAATCTTCCATTACAGAAAGACAACGTAATATTGCCACTATCCTGTTCATCGCTGTTTCATTGGCTGTTTACCTGTTTATGGGAACCGCGCCAGCCGCTCTATTGGTCTTTGCCGGTGGCTTTAACGGCTTGATTTTACCGATTGGTCTGACGCTGTTTGTTTATATTGGCTGGAAACGTGCAGATTTAATGGAAGGGTATCATTATCCACGTTGGTTACTGTGGTCGGGGGTCGTGACCTGTGCGTTAACGTGGTACATGGGTGCCATGTCCGTGAGTGCAATTTTCAACTACTTAAAATAA
- a CDS encoding LamB/YcsF family protein, giving the protein MNKQIDLNSDLGESFGQWKMGNDEAMLSIVSSANIACGFHAGSPDGILQTLIAAQKQGVTVGAHVGYPDLVGFGRRNMDIASNELTADVIYQIGALKGLATAAGTHVEYVKPHGALYNTIAHDKRQAMAVIDGILKIDNQLTLVALAGSPLIGWAKESGLKVVAEAFADRAYNSDGTLVSRKLAGSVLHDPELVAKRMLQLVNEGGVVAIDGKFTPIEAGSICVHGDSPGALEMAKKVRELFELQGIGIRAFAGKGGQA; this is encoded by the coding sequence ATGAATAAGCAAATCGACCTAAATAGCGACCTTGGTGAAAGTTTTGGTCAATGGAAAATGGGCAATGATGAGGCGATGTTGAGCATTGTCAGTAGCGCCAACATTGCCTGTGGATTTCATGCGGGGTCTCCCGATGGGATCCTCCAAACGCTCATTGCCGCGCAAAAGCAGGGTGTGACGGTAGGAGCGCATGTGGGATATCCAGACTTAGTCGGATTTGGTCGTCGAAATATGGACATTGCGTCTAACGAATTAACCGCAGACGTGATTTATCAAATTGGCGCATTAAAGGGGCTTGCAACGGCGGCTGGCACCCACGTGGAATATGTTAAACCACACGGCGCGTTATATAACACCATCGCCCATGACAAACGCCAAGCAATGGCTGTCATTGATGGGATCTTGAAGATTGATAACCAGTTAACGCTGGTGGCATTAGCGGGATCCCCATTGATTGGTTGGGCAAAAGAGAGCGGATTGAAGGTGGTCGCAGAAGCCTTTGCTGATAGAGCTTACAACAGCGATGGTACGCTGGTTTCTCGCAAGTTAGCAGGTTCCGTTCTGCATGATCCAGAGTTAGTGGCTAAGCGCATGTTGCAGTTAGTGAATGAAGGTGGCGTAGTCGCTATTGATGGGAAATTCACTCCTATTGAAGCGGGCTCTATTTGTGTACATGGAGATAGCCCCGGTGCGTTAGAGATGGCGAAAAAAGTGCGTGAACTCTTTGAGCTGCAGGGGATCGGTATCCGTGCATTTGCAGGAAAGGGAGGTCAAGCATGA
- a CDS encoding putative quinol monooxygenase yields the protein MLKVIAEDFIKPEAVEIVLPLYKALVEATKKEPLCIAYDLYIDEKDPGHFVFIEEWPNRAALDSHCASEHFQRLVPMINRYQRAEPKFILMDAAF from the coding sequence ATGCTAAAAGTCATTGCTGAAGATTTTATCAAGCCGGAAGCGGTAGAAATTGTATTGCCGCTCTATAAGGCACTTGTTGAAGCCACAAAGAAAGAACCGCTATGTATCGCTTATGATCTTTATATTGATGAAAAGGATCCTGGGCATTTTGTTTTTATTGAAGAGTGGCCGAATCGTGCTGCATTAGATTCACATTGTGCGTCTGAACACTTCCAACGATTAGTACCGATGATTAACCGCTATCAAAGAGCTGAGCCTAAATTTATCTTGATGGATGCGGCGTTTTAA
- a CDS encoding urea amidolyase family protein, producing MRFLPVNLSAFMVELPSLEQTMALTDSLTHRPINGIEEITPAARTVLVRYNPAIEHINAIVQQISLRNIEGGEAKTGKLVTIPVHYTGEDLPEVAEYLGVTIEEVIRRHTENEYLVAFSGFAPGFGYMVSKQAQLQVPRRQSPRVRIPAGSVALAGEFSSVYPQASPGGWQLIGQTDLAVWDINRPEPALLQAGYRVQFVDQSKSSVSYSLPSQTDIKSIDENQTYDLTVLATGLQTLFQDRGRIGQSALGISESGAMDKSALYSANRLVGNCTQSTVLEVTQGGLKVRANRDLLVGITGAQCPVTITTEDGQIFTSATYQPIHLAKGDVIQLGRPINGVRSYFAVRGGFSVAPVLESCSFDTLAQVGPAPLMVGQSLSIHQKMNHRAISLTESPAFDYPTADDVVVLDVVMGPRTDWFTEQAAELLRQQVWQVTAASNRIGLRLTGEVPLSRELLQELPSEGTCIGAIQVPANGQPVLFLNDHPLTGGYPVIGAVCDYHLDLAGQIPVNGKIRFNPLREFYQLEGSHEAYEYQ from the coding sequence ATGCGTTTCTTACCTGTCAATTTAAGCGCGTTTATGGTTGAACTGCCGAGTCTCGAACAGACGATGGCACTGACAGACTCATTAACGCATCGCCCAATTAACGGCATTGAAGAGATAACCCCAGCGGCACGAACGGTATTAGTGCGTTATAACCCAGCAATTGAGCATATTAATGCGATTGTGCAGCAAATTTCTCTGCGCAACATTGAAGGCGGCGAAGCTAAAACGGGAAAATTAGTCACTATTCCCGTGCACTATACCGGGGAAGACTTACCGGAAGTGGCGGAGTATTTAGGGGTCACTATCGAAGAGGTGATCCGTCGCCATACGGAAAATGAATATCTGGTGGCATTTAGCGGTTTCGCGCCTGGATTTGGTTATATGGTATCGAAGCAAGCGCAATTACAGGTACCGCGCCGCCAATCCCCTCGTGTGCGAATTCCCGCTGGTTCAGTGGCATTGGCGGGAGAATTTAGCAGTGTGTATCCACAAGCCAGCCCCGGTGGTTGGCAACTGATAGGTCAGACTGATTTAGCCGTGTGGGATATTAATCGACCAGAACCGGCACTTTTACAAGCGGGTTATCGGGTACAATTTGTTGACCAAAGCAAGAGTTCCGTGAGCTATAGTTTACCGAGTCAAACTGACATTAAATCTATCGATGAGAACCAAACGTACGATCTCACCGTGTTGGCGACCGGGCTACAAACCTTATTTCAGGATAGAGGGCGTATTGGGCAGTCAGCATTAGGGATCTCCGAATCAGGAGCGATGGATAAATCGGCGCTATACAGTGCAAATCGTTTGGTCGGTAATTGTACCCAATCCACTGTACTGGAAGTCACACAAGGTGGCTTAAAAGTCCGTGCTAATCGAGACCTTTTGGTCGGTATTACAGGTGCCCAGTGCCCTGTCACCATCACGACAGAAGACGGGCAAATATTTACCTCAGCAACCTACCAACCGATTCACCTCGCGAAAGGGGATGTCATTCAATTAGGACGCCCAATCAACGGTGTACGTAGTTATTTTGCCGTACGCGGGGGCTTTTCTGTGGCGCCAGTTCTTGAAAGCTGCTCATTCGATACCTTAGCCCAAGTAGGACCCGCACCATTGATGGTTGGACAATCTTTATCGATTCATCAAAAAATGAATCATCGCGCCATTTCGCTCACAGAATCCCCAGCCTTTGACTACCCGACAGCAGATGATGTGGTGGTATTGGATGTAGTAATGGGACCCAGAACAGATTGGTTTACTGAACAAGCCGCCGAATTACTGCGTCAGCAAGTTTGGCAAGTGACTGCCGCCTCAAACCGTATTGGGTTACGCCTTACGGGTGAAGTGCCGCTAAGTCGTGAACTGTTACAAGAATTACCAAGCGAAGGCACCTGTATTGGCGCCATCCAAGTCCCAGCTAATGGGCAGCCGGTCTTATTTTTAAATGACCACCCATTGACGGGAGGATATCCGGTGATAGGTGCGGTGTGTGACTATCATTTGGATCTTGCAGGGCAAATCCCCGTGAATGGCAAAATCCGCTTTAATCCATTACGTGAATTTTATCAACTTGAAGGGAGTCATGAAGCTTATGAATACCAATAA
- a CDS encoding putative hydro-lyase: MNALMKASKEAIQAAKSAREAIRHGYDKPTAGMAPGMTQANMIALPRDWAFDFLLYAQRNPKSCPVLDVCESGSWQTVLAEGADLRTDIPRYRVWEQGKLVDEITDATAIYQQHPDLVTFLIGCSFTFETPMIEAGIDVRHITDGSNVPMYKTNRLCRPAGRLEGELVVSMRPIPADRVADAVMISGRFPAVHGSPVHIGAPELLGIQDIMRPDFGDAVRIEQGEIPVFWACGVTPQAAVMKSGVPFALSHAPGYMFITDVPDAAYHV; this comes from the coding sequence ATGAATGCATTAATGAAAGCCTCAAAAGAGGCTATTCAAGCGGCGAAATCAGCGAGAGAAGCGATTCGCCATGGCTATGATAAACCCACAGCAGGTATGGCGCCGGGAATGACTCAAGCCAATATGATTGCGTTGCCGAGAGATTGGGCGTTTGATTTCCTACTTTATGCTCAACGTAATCCCAAAAGTTGCCCTGTCTTGGATGTGTGCGAATCAGGGAGTTGGCAAACTGTGTTAGCCGAAGGCGCCGATCTGCGTACTGATATTCCTCGTTATCGCGTTTGGGAACAGGGCAAGCTGGTGGATGAAATTACGGATGCGACGGCTATTTATCAGCAACATCCTGATTTAGTCACTTTCTTGATTGGTTGCAGTTTTACCTTTGAAACACCGATGATAGAGGCGGGTATTGATGTTCGCCACATTACTGATGGTTCCAATGTGCCGATGTATAAAACAAACCGACTGTGTCGTCCTGCTGGGCGTCTAGAGGGCGAGCTTGTGGTATCCATGCGCCCAATCCCTGCCGATCGTGTTGCCGATGCCGTCATGATATCGGGGCGTTTTCCCGCGGTACATGGCTCTCCTGTACATATTGGCGCACCTGAATTACTGGGGATCCAAGATATTATGCGCCCTGATTTTGGGGATGCAGTCCGCATTGAACAAGGTGAAATTCCTGTATTTTGGGCTTGTGGTGTGACGCCTCAAGCGGCGGTGATGAAATCAGGTGTTCCTTTTGCGTTGAGTCATGCTCCGGGATATATGTTTATCACGGATGTTCCTGACGCCGCTTATCACGTATAG
- a CDS encoding GntR family transcriptional regulator has protein sequence MKKQPVAQTLSVTIAETIRHKITIGELTPGQRLSEAALSEELDISRNTLREVFRVLTQEGLLTYAPNKGVYVSVPDMAAIIDIYQVRRLIECDSLTHAYALHPAVQKMKLAVAEARKHEKTEDWVGVGTANMKFHTAIVELSDSERLIKLYHNIAAELRLAFGHLNDAKLLYAPYIDKNQAILELLDAGKNQEAAAALLHYLDLSERTLLAAYKRSQSLL, from the coding sequence ATGAAAAAACAGCCCGTCGCACAAACCTTGTCAGTCACTATCGCAGAAACTATCCGCCATAAAATTACGATTGGTGAGTTAACGCCGGGACAACGTTTATCAGAAGCCGCATTGAGTGAAGAGTTGGATATTTCCCGTAATACCTTAAGGGAAGTCTTTCGTGTATTAACCCAAGAAGGTCTACTCACCTATGCTCCCAATAAAGGGGTATATGTTTCCGTCCCTGATATGGCGGCGATTATTGATATTTACCAAGTGCGTCGATTAATTGAATGTGATTCATTGACCCATGCTTATGCTCTGCATCCTGCCGTTCAAAAAATGAAACTCGCTGTCGCTGAAGCTCGAAAGCATGAAAAAACGGAAGATTGGGTAGGTGTCGGTACCGCCAATATGAAGTTTCATACCGCGATTGTGGAATTGTCGGACAGTGAAAGGTTAATTAAGCTTTATCATAATATTGCCGCTGAGCTACGTTTAGCTTTTGGTCATTTAAATGATGCCAAACTGCTCTATGCTCCCTACATTGATAAAAACCAAGCTATTTTAGAGTTACTTGATGCTGGTAAAAATCAAGAAGCGGCCGCAGCGCTTTTACACTACCTCGATTTATCTGAACGCACATTACTTGCCGCCTATAAGCGCAGCCAATCACTGCTATAA